From Methanocalculus natronophilus, one genomic window encodes:
- a CDS encoding 30S ribosomal protein S19e, with translation MTTVFDIPAELFIRKIALELREKPEIQAPSWAEFVKTGVHKEMPPENTDWWHIRAAAVLRRVYVDGPVGVERMRTVYGGPQNRGSRQSRFRKGSGSIARKIFQQLEAAGLLEKVPGGRQVSPAGRSFLDNTAHQLKAEAATTTPELGKY, from the coding sequence ATGACCACAGTATTTGATATCCCCGCCGAACTCTTTATCCGGAAGATTGCTCTGGAACTCAGGGAAAAACCCGAGATCCAGGCTCCTTCATGGGCAGAGTTTGTAAAGACGGGCGTTCATAAGGAGATGCCACCTGAAAACACCGACTGGTGGCATATCCGCGCAGCTGCAGTGCTGCGCCGCGTATACGTCGACGGACCGGTTGGCGTTGAGAGAATGAGAACGGTCTATGGCGGACCCCAGAATCGGGGATCGCGCCAGTCCCGCTTCAGAAAAGGGAGCGGATCGATTGCCCGGAAGATCTTCCAGCAGCTGGAAGCAGCGGGCCTTCTTGAGAAGGTTCCCGGAGGCCGCCAGGTCTCCCCGGCAGGCCGTTCATTCCTGGATAATACAGCTCACCAGCTCAAAGCTGAAGCTGCCACAACCACCCCGGAACTCGGGAAGTATTGA
- a CDS encoding YhbY family RNA-binding protein: MPDRYDKSAIQTLKPTIWVGKHGVTPEITAEIRSQLEKKEVIKIKWLKNADVDADAIVVGTGGVVIETRGRMMVIAKKRRQG; encoded by the coding sequence ATGCCGGATAGATATGACAAGTCAGCCATTCAGACGCTGAAACCAACGATCTGGGTGGGAAAGCACGGTGTGACGCCCGAGATTACAGCCGAGATCCGATCCCAGCTCGAAAAGAAAGAGGTTATCAAGATCAAATGGCTGAAGAATGCAGATGTTGACGCTGATGCAATTGTTGTCGGAACCGGCGGCGTGGTGATAGAGACCCGGGGCCGGATGATGGTGATAGCAAAGAAGCGGAGGCAGGGGTGA
- a CDS encoding ribonuclease P protein component 4: MRDARRFRNGKKIARERVGILISLASASISGNPEQAQRYIGLARKIAMKQRLRLPKHLRRQFCRSCNTLLVPGHTSRVRVQRRRVIVTCLHCGQVRRYPVVKQHAG, from the coding sequence ATGAGGGATGCCAGACGGTTCCGGAATGGGAAAAAAATTGCCCGTGAACGGGTTGGGATCCTCATCTCCCTTGCATCTGCCAGTATATCCGGGAACCCTGAGCAGGCACAACGGTATATCGGGCTTGCCAGAAAGATCGCCATGAAACAGCGGCTGCGACTTCCAAAACATCTGAGAAGACAGTTCTGCCGCTCCTGCAACACCCTTCTTGTCCCGGGGCATACCTCCCGGGTCAGGGTGCAGCGCAGGCGGGTTATTGTGACCTGTCTTCACTGTGGCCAGGTACGGCGCTACCCGGTGGTGAAGCAACATGCCGGATAG
- the purN gene encoding phosphoribosylglycinamide formyltransferase: MKRIVCLASGRGSNFLAVLSEIESGTIHGRCVGLIVDREGTGAAHIAEEHGIPVSLIDYSSFSAKEEYEEELLRTLRLLDPDLIVLAGYMKILGSAIIREYKGMIMNIHPSLLPAFPGLSAQKQALAYGVKVSGCTVHFVDEGTDTGPIVLQRCVLVLDDDDEERLSARILAEEHIALPEAVALFCSDQITLRERLVLRNQKPGPGQVPGSMTEGSRL, translated from the coding sequence ATGAAACGCATCGTTTGCCTGGCATCAGGGAGAGGATCAAACTTCCTTGCCGTCCTCTCTGAAATAGAATCCGGTACAATACACGGGCGGTGCGTCGGACTGATCGTGGACCGGGAGGGGACCGGGGCTGCGCATATCGCCGAAGAGCACGGCATCCCGGTCTCTCTCATTGACTATTCATCGTTTTCTGCAAAAGAAGAGTATGAAGAGGAACTGCTCCGGACCCTCCGGCTGCTTGATCCCGATCTTATCGTACTTGCCGGGTATATGAAGATCCTCGGATCAGCCATTATCAGGGAATACAAGGGCATGATCATGAATATCCACCCGTCTCTGCTCCCTGCGTTTCCAGGCCTTTCAGCCCAGAAACAGGCACTTGCCTATGGCGTGAAGGTCTCCGGCTGCACGGTTCATTTTGTTGATGAAGGAACAGATACCGGCCCAATTGTGCTGCAACGCTGTGTTTTGGTGCTGGATGATGATGATGAAGAGCGCCTGAGCGCACGGATTCTTGCTGAGGAGCATATCGCGCTTCCAGAGGCAGTGGCACTCTTCTGTTCTGATCAGATCACCCTCCGTGAGAGGCTGGTTCTGAGGAATCAGAAACCAGGACCTGGTCAGGTGCCCGGATCCATGACGGAGGGCTCCCGGCTATGA